DNA from Mesorhizobium sp. DCY119:
TCATGCCGGGGAGTTCGAAGTTAATCTTTTGCTTCACCTCACGGCTAGCGATGTCGATTACCGAGACCGTTCCCCCGATTTCCGCACTGACCCAGACCTCGGAACCGTCGGGTTTGAATTCGACAAAACGCGGCCTTGAATCAACCAATACGTTGTCCGTGATCCTATTGCTCGACGTATCGATGAAATGGGCCATGTTCGTCGTCTCCGACGTACTGACCACTACGGTTCCGTCCGGGCTGATGCCCATGCCCTCGGGTTCGACGCCAACCGGAATTTCAGCTAACACCTTCTTTGAAGCAAGCTCGATCACCGTGACCATATTGTCATCCTCATTGGCGACATAGAGCCTTTTGCCGTCGGGCGAGAGAACGAACAGTTCAGGATCAGGCCCGGACGGCAGCGATCCGATGATCTTGTGAGTAGCCGTGTCGATTATCTCGATGATGTCGTCGTCGCTGACGCAGACATATATCATCTTGCCGTCATGCGAGATCGTGATGCCGCGTGGGCGCTGGCCGACATCGATCGTCCCGACCACCTCCATTGAGTTCGAATCTATGACACTGACCGTGTTGTCTTTTTCGTTGGAAACGTAAACCGTGTATGCCGATGCCGGATTGGCGAAGAAACCCGCAAGCATGGCGGCAGCAAAAAATGTCAGTCGTCGTCCCGTCATGAACCTTCTTCCTCTGGTTGGTGCTTTTTTACTTGAGGGCGCATTTCGTTTCCGGCCGGTCGATTCCTAGCGTGTCAAGTTCGGAAGCGTGATGCAGAAAGCCCTCCTGTGGCGAGGTCGACACGACGGAACGCCCGTCGCCGAGGAAGATCGGCTGCCGCAATTGCCAATTCCATTTGCGGAACGTTAACTTTTGACCTTTGAATGCGGCGATCGAGAAATCGTCCGAGCGGATAAACTCACCCATCTTCTGAGGCTCGGCGCTGTGCGTTCGGGTTGCGGCCTCACCGATGATCCTCACCGCCGTCCATGCCGCCATGTCCTTGGAAAGCATGCGCCGTGCATTAGCCTTGGCGAAGCGATTCTGGATTTGCGTACCGCCCCACTGTTCACTCGCCGGGTGCCAGGCAGAGGGGACAAGGCCCGCGGTTCCCGCGACCGGCCGCGGGATCCAGGTCCGAAATGGTACGTACGTGCCGAACACCTCGCTTTCGTCGGCGACCAAGACGACGTCGTGATCAGGAAGATCTTGTGTGAACACGGGCATCTGTCGCTGAACCTGCACGACTCCGGAATCCGTCCTTCGCGCTGTGCCGGTATCTTCGAACAGGTTCTCAGAGACGATCTCGCCGCCAAAGCGTGTAGCCGCGCGGCGCAGCGCTTCGGCGAAAAGTTGATCGCGCTCATGAGAGCCATATAGCAGGACCCATCGCCGCCATTGCTTCCAGATCAGATACTGCGCGAGACCGTCAGCCAGCATCGTGCGCGTGGGCGCGATGTGAAAGACGTTCGCACGGCACTCTTCCTCACGCAGAATGTCGTCAGTCGCACCGACATTGAAAAGCAGGATGCCATTGTCGCGCGCAATGCTTGCGACCGACAGCAGGTGCCTAGCCGAGATGTCCGCAAGCACGTAGCGGTCACCTTTGGCAGCCATCGCCTTGATGGCCGATACCACGCCCGTATCGGGTTTCACCTCGACTACATCCAGCGTGAATTTCTGATGGAGAAAGGTGCCTGTCGTGTTGTTGTCGCCGATTGCCACTTCTGCGCCAGCAACACCTTCGTCACGTGGGGGGATATCCAAGACGGAGAGGGCCAGTTGCGGCTCATAGGCGCGCAGATAGCCGATCCTGATTTCGGTGATATGCCTTTCCTGCTGTGCGAGAGCCATGGCCGGTCGGCTCTCCTGCGCCATGACCAACGAAAAGTTGACCGCAAGGGAAAAAAGGAGAGACAACGCCGTGCTTGGCAAAATATTCATCGATACAACTACTTCTCCTATTGCGCTAAGCGGGCACGCCAAGCGACACCACGGTGTCACTCACCAAGATCGGCAAAAAAGCAGTCCGACGATCAGCACCCCTCACCTCGGCGCGGTTCAGCGGAAATTCGATGATGGTTGCATCCTGCCACGCTGAGCGAATCCAACACGGCCTTCACCACGGGCACTCGGTGCTTCAAAGTGAGGCGGTCCGATCGACCGTAGAACCCAGCCTGCGTTCTGAATTGCAGCGAAGCTCGTAACGACTTAATAGTTTGCAGTCAACTAAAATCTTTTTTCTGCTGTTTGTGGTCATTGTGACGTCAGCTCAGCGTGGAAAGGTGAAGAACCAGAATTGAACGCTGATGTGGCGCGCGCCGTCCTTAGATGCGGCCTTCTTGCCTAATTTGGCGCGACTCCTTGCGAGATCGAAGCTCATCGCTGAGAGAGATGGGAAGTTCGTCGCACGGGCACAGGTCCGACATTTTGAGAATTTAAATAGACGATATTAATTATTGTAGACTTTTTGTCGTATCTCTGCAACTTTGTCCCTATGGCCATCAGATCAAAATCCAGCCTGACGGAGACCACCTATCGCAAGCTGCATGCTCACGTGTTGGGCACGCAGGCGAAGCCGAGCGGCAAGTTGAAGATCGCTGAGCTGGCCCAGTCCTTGTCGGTAAGCCCCAGCGTCGTGCGCGAGGGCCTGTCCCGATTGGTGTCGGAAGGGTTGGTCGTGGCCGAGCCACAGCGCGGATTTCGCGTCGCACCCTTTGAGATATCTGAGGTCCGTCACCTCTTCGAAGCACGCGTTGAAATCGAGTGTCTTTGCCTTGCGGACGCCATAGAGAACGCGACTCTGGTCTGGGAGGGGCAACTGCTCGCAGCTCTTCATGAGTTGGCGAGGACCCCCGAAGAACCCGGACAGCACCCGGAGGACGCTTCTAGCACCTGGCTGAAAGCCCATGCGGAGTTCCACACGGCACTGGTCAGTTCGTGCCGGAATCCCTGGTATCTGAAGATGCGATCGCATCTCTTTGTCCACAGCGAGCGCTTTCGGGCGCATGTCTTGCGGCTTCCGACGATTGACCGCGACCTTCAGGGCGAGCACCGGCAGATCGCCGATGCGGCCATCGCACGGGACGTGCAATCCGCCTGCGCGTTGATGACCGTTCATCTCAAGCGGACCATCAGAGATTTGAGCTGGGAAGGGCATCGCGACGGAGAAATGCAGACAATTTAGCCGGCGCATGTGGCCGCTGTGGCCCCATGCCGGGAGAAACTTAGGAGGAAAGAATGGGAAAGATTTTCAATACGTCTATACGCCGTCGTTCGTTTCTTGGAGGCGCAAGCGGACTTGCCGTGGTGCTTGGCCTTCCGCAAGCGCTGATGTCCCGCGCCTATGCGGGCCAGACGCTGAACGTCATGATCGTACAGCCGCATGCGGGCTCGGTGGAAATTCTGAAGAACGAATTCCTGAAGCAGACAGGCGTCACCCTCAACATCACGGCAGTACCCTACGACCAGCTACAGCAGCAGGCGACGCTGGACGTGCAGTCGGGCAACAACCAGTACGACGTGATCGACTACTGGTACACAAGCGTGGGGGCGCTCGCTACCGAAGGGACCATCCTCGACATTACTGACCGCATCGACGCCCATAAAGGCGATATCAATCCGGATGACTTCATCCCCGGCGTTAGAGATACCTACACGCTGGTGAATGGCCGCTACTACGGCCTGCCTTATGACAGGGACACCCATGTTCTTTTCTACAACAAGGAGATTTTCGACCGTCACGGCCTGAAAGCACCTTCGACCTGGGACGAATACTTCGAGGCCGCAAAAGTCATCACCGAAGCGGAGAAGGCGAACGGAATTTACGGCGCCATCATAATGGGCTTCAAGGCGCCGATCATTCTCGGCGGCGCTTACGTCAACCGGCTCGCAGGCTTTGGCGGAAGCCTTATCGTCGACGGCAAGGCCAACCTCGCCTCCGAAGAGGCGATCGCCGCAGCCGTTGAACTCAACCGGGCGGCCCCTCATTGCCTTCCAACACCCAGCGAGGTCGCGTTCGAGCAGGGCCTCCCGGCGTTTCTCTCCGGGAAAGGGGCGATGATCGAGTTTTGGACGGACATGGGCATTTATGCCCAGGATCCGAAGGGCTCCAAAATCATAGACAAATGGGAAGTCGTTCAGCTTCCGCGCGGCGGAAAGGCCAAGAAATCGCTGGCCGCTCTGAATGCAGGATTCGCCTGGGCGATCCCCGCCGGATCCAAAAATCCAGATCTCGCTTTCGACTTCATCCGCTGGGCCGTCACTCCCCAGATCTGCGAAAAGCTGCTTCTGACGACCGGCACCGGAATAGACCCCATTCGGAAGTCGAACCTCGAATCGGCGGCCTTCGGCAACTTTGCGCCGAAGGTGAAGCGCGCCATCGAGGAGTCGATCGGCAACGACCTGGCATGGCCGACTATCCCGCAGTCGCCCGAATTGATGCAGTCCCTCTGCGATGAGCTGTCGGTCATGCTGGCCGGACAGAAAACGCCCGAACAGGCGATGGGCGACGCCCAGACCACCTGGGAGCGGATCATTGGCTAGCGGGTACGCCATAACGTCGAGCCAAGCGGCGGTACGGCAGGCCGGGAACCCGACCCAAGCGCGGTGGCGAATTTCGTCCCGCGCAACCGCTGTCGTGATGCTGGCGCCGCTGGCGATAGGGCTTCTGCTTTTCGCGGTGTATCCGCTGCTCTATTTGGTCGCCTTGTCCCTAACCGAGTCAACGCTGGGAGATCCATTTCGCGCCTTCATGGGTTTGGGCAACTATTCCTGGCTCTTGTCGCGCTGGGATTTTCCGGCAGCATTGCTGCGGACCTTGCTTTTCGCCATTCCGGTCGCCTTGCTCCAGATGGTCCTCGGGGTCGCGCTTGCGGTACTGCTGATCGACTTGCGCCGGCACAGCAGTTTGGTGCGCTCCGTGATCCTGCTTCCTCTGATGACGCCGCCGCTGCTTGTCGGCGTCGCCTGGAAGCTTATCCTTGCTCCGGGCGGCGGTCTGCTGAACGGCGTCCTCCAGCGTTGGGGAATTACAAGCGGACCCATTTCCTTCCTGGGCTCGGAGCCTTGGGCGAGCCTGTCCCTGTTCGTAGCTGACACGTGGCAGTGGACGCCATTTGTCGCGATTCTCGCCTATGCCGCGCTCTTGCAGGTGCCGGACGACATCCGCGAGGCGGCGCAGATCGACGGCGCCCGCCCCTCGGTCATCTTCTGGCGCATCGTCCTTCCGATCGCGGCGCCCGGATTGATAGCCGTGCTGTTGCTGCGCATCATCATGGCCTTCAAGACGTTCGACCTGGTCTACATCCTGACCTTTGGCGGTCCTGGCTATGCCACATCCTATGCGAGCTTTGTAATCTGGCAGAGCGGCTTGCAGAAGTTCGACGTTGGGACAGCGGCCGCGCAGACCGTCATCTTCGCGTTGTTCGTCTCACTCGTCACGCTACCGATCCTATGGCTGCACAAATACAGTGAGAGGCATCAATGATGCAGGTCGGATCGAGCTTTGCGGGAAATAGCGGGAGAGGTGAACGCGACGGGCGACTTTCAAGGAAACCCGGGCGGTGGCCTGCGTGGCGATACGCATTTAGAGTAGGCGCACTCAGCGTCGCCCTGGGCTTCTTTTTCCTGCCTATCGTGTTTTTGTTCTCAACCTCCTTCAAATCTCCGGACCAGGTTCTTCTCGGAACGTTCTTTCCGGCCGAGCCGGGCTTGGATAACTGGACCAAGGCCTTCGAGATCGTCGATCTGACGGGGTATGTCTGGCGTTCTCTTCTGATCTCGGTGGCGTCGGCGATCCTGACGCTGTTGATCGCCGTTCCCGCTGCCTATGCCGTGGTGCGGCTGCAGGTGGGCGCGGCTCTGGGATCGATCACGCTCGGCTCCTATATAGCGCCGCCGGTGGTCGCGCTCCTGCCACTGTTCTTTTTGCTGAGGAAGCTCGAACTGCTCAACAGCTTTCCCGGAATGATTCTGGTTTACGGCCTCATGAACGCGCCGGTCGCCTATTGGCTCATGCGCGGCTTCATAAAAGAGGTTCCGCGCGCCCTCGACGAAGCCGCCTGGATCGACGGCGCCGGCTACCTCAAGACCTTCCTTGTCATCGACCTGCCTCTTCTGGTGCCGAGCATGATCTCGACGGCGCTTATCGCCGGCATCCTAGCCTACAACGAGTTTCTTTTCGCCTCGGCCTTCGCGCAGAATCCGTCCGTGCGCGGCCTGACGGTCGGCATATCACTCTTCCAGGGTGAGAGGCTCGTGAACTTCGGGCAGATGGCGGTGGCGTCGATCGCCGGCATCGTTCCGATCTATCTGATCGCACTGTTGATGCAGAACCGCTTGGTCGGTGGCCTCACGGCGGGGGCGGTCAAGTAATCAAGTAAGCAGTGACGCTGCAGCCTTGTGAAATCTCATTTGCGGTGGAGAATCATGACCAACATCACCATTACCGATCTCGAGAAGCGCTACGGCTCGGTCGGCGTGCTGCATGATATTCATCTCACCATAAATCAGGGGGAGTTCGTCGTGCTCGTCGGACCGTCAGGCTGCGGCAAGAGCACATTGCTGCGCATCATTGCCGGGCTGGAAACGATTTCTTCGGGCGTCATCAGCTTTGGCGGCCGGCCTGTCAACGCTCTGGCACCCCAAGATCGCAACATAGCGATGGTCTTCCAGTCCTATGCGCTCTATCCGCACATGACTGTCCGCAAGAACCTCGCCTTCGGCCTCGAGCAGGCGAAGATGCCACGCGCCGAGATCGAACGCAGAGTTCTGGCCGCGGCGCGGACGCTCAACATCGAGCAGATGATGGATCGCTACCCTCGATCACTGTCGGGTGGCCAGCGGCAGCGGGTGGCCATGGGGCGGGCCATGGTACGTGAACCCGTGGCCTTCCTGTTCGACGAGCCTCTTTCCAATCTCGACGCGCAATTGCGCGTGACGATGCGCAGTGAAATCCGCTCCCTGCAGCGCCAGCTCGGCGTGACGACGGTCTATGTGACTCACGATCAGGTCGAAGCGATGACGATGGCCGACCGCATCGTCCTCATGAAGGACGGGCGGATCGTGCAGGTGGGAACTCCGCTTGAACTCTACGACAACCCATCCAGCGCCTTCGTCGCCCAGTTTATCGGATCGCCTCAGATGAACATGCTGACCGGCATCAATGTGGGCCAGCGAATCCGCGTCGGAGAGGGGCCTTCATCTCCAAGCATTGCCGCTCCGAGCGGCGCTCCAGGCGATATTCTTGTGGGCGTTCGGCCGGAACACATGCGTCTCGCATCTGACCGCGATGCAGGGGAACATGGCTTTTCAGCCCGTGTGCGCAACGTCGAGCAACTTGGCTTCGAGACGGAGCTGATCCTTGATACCGGCAAAGAACTGGTGACCATAAAGCAGGCGGGAAGGATCCGGCCG
Protein-coding regions in this window:
- a CDS encoding PQQ-dependent catabolism-associated beta-propeller protein; the encoded protein is MTGRRLTFFAAAMLAGFFANPASAYTVYVSNEKDNTVSVIDSNSMEVVGTIDVGQRPRGITISHDGKMIYVCVSDDDIIEIIDTATHKIIGSLPSGPDPELFVLSPDGKRLYVANEDDNMVTVIELASKKVLAEIPVGVEPEGMGISPDGTVVVSTSETTNMAHFIDTSSNRITDNVLVDSRPRFVEFKPDGSEVWVSAEIGGTVSVIDIASREVKQKINFELPGMSAESIQPVGVRITADGKKAYVALGPANHVAVVNTETYEVEKYVLVGQRVWQLAFTPDQKTIISTNGASNDVTFIDVTTDEPIQSITVGALPWAVVVAPN
- a CDS encoding ABC transporter substrate-binding protein, whose protein sequence is MAQESRPAMALAQQERHITEIRIGYLRAYEPQLALSVLDIPPRDEGVAGAEVAIGDNNTTGTFLHQKFTLDVVEVKPDTGVVSAIKAMAAKGDRYVLADISARHLLSVASIARDNGILLFNVGATDDILREEECRANVFHIAPTRTMLADGLAQYLIWKQWRRWVLLYGSHERDQLFAEALRRAATRFGGEIVSENLFEDTGTARRTDSGVVQVQRQMPVFTQDLPDHDVVLVADESEVFGTYVPFRTWIPRPVAGTAGLVPSAWHPASEQWGGTQIQNRFAKANARRMLSKDMAAWTAVRIIGEAATRTHSAEPQKMGEFIRSDDFSIAAFKGQKLTFRKWNWQLRQPIFLGDGRSVVSTSPQEGFLHHASELDTLGIDRPETKCALK
- a CDS encoding GntR family transcriptional regulator, with product MAIRSKSSLTETTYRKLHAHVLGTQAKPSGKLKIAELAQSLSVSPSVVREGLSRLVSEGLVVAEPQRGFRVAPFEISEVRHLFEARVEIECLCLADAIENATLVWEGQLLAALHELARTPEEPGQHPEDASSTWLKAHAEFHTALVSSCRNPWYLKMRSHLFVHSERFRAHVLRLPTIDRDLQGEHRQIADAAIARDVQSACALMTVHLKRTIRDLSWEGHRDGEMQTI
- a CDS encoding sugar ABC transporter substrate-binding protein is translated as MEILKNEFLKQTGVTLNITAVPYDQLQQQATLDVQSGNNQYDVIDYWYTSVGALATEGTILDITDRIDAHKGDINPDDFIPGVRDTYTLVNGRYYGLPYDRDTHVLFYNKEIFDRHGLKAPSTWDEYFEAAKVITEAEKANGIYGAIIMGFKAPIILGGAYVNRLAGFGGSLIVDGKANLASEEAIAAAVELNRAAPHCLPTPSEVAFEQGLPAFLSGKGAMIEFWTDMGIYAQDPKGSKIIDKWEVVQLPRGGKAKKSLAALNAGFAWAIPAGSKNPDLAFDFIRWAVTPQICEKLLLTTGTGIDPIRKSNLESAAFGNFAPKVKRAIEESIGNDLAWPTIPQSPELMQSLCDELSVMLAGQKTPEQAMGDAQTTWERIIG
- a CDS encoding sugar ABC transporter permease, whose translation is MLAPLAIGLLLFAVYPLLYLVALSLTESTLGDPFRAFMGLGNYSWLLSRWDFPAALLRTLLFAIPVALLQMVLGVALAVLLIDLRRHSSLVRSVILLPLMTPPLLVGVAWKLILAPGGGLLNGVLQRWGITSGPISFLGSEPWASLSLFVADTWQWTPFVAILAYAALLQVPDDIREAAQIDGARPSVIFWRIVLPIAAPGLIAVLLLRIIMAFKTFDLVYILTFGGPGYATSYASFVIWQSGLQKFDVGTAAAQTVIFALFVSLVTLPILWLHKYSERHQ
- a CDS encoding carbohydrate ABC transporter permease yields the protein MDNWTKAFEIVDLTGYVWRSLLISVASAILTLLIAVPAAYAVVRLQVGAALGSITLGSYIAPPVVALLPLFFLLRKLELLNSFPGMILVYGLMNAPVAYWLMRGFIKEVPRALDEAAWIDGAGYLKTFLVIDLPLLVPSMISTALIAGILAYNEFLFASAFAQNPSVRGLTVGISLFQGERLVNFGQMAVASIAGIVPIYLIALLMQNRLVGGLTAGAVK
- the ugpC gene encoding sn-glycerol-3-phosphate ABC transporter ATP-binding protein UgpC, with protein sequence MTNITITDLEKRYGSVGVLHDIHLTINQGEFVVLVGPSGCGKSTLLRIIAGLETISSGVISFGGRPVNALAPQDRNIAMVFQSYALYPHMTVRKNLAFGLEQAKMPRAEIERRVLAAARTLNIEQMMDRYPRSLSGGQRQRVAMGRAMVREPVAFLFDEPLSNLDAQLRVTMRSEIRSLQRQLGVTTVYVTHDQVEAMTMADRIVLMKDGRIVQVGTPLELYDNPSSAFVAQFIGSPQMNMLTGINVGQRIRVGEGPSSPSIAAPSGAPGDILVGVRPEHMRLASDRDAGEHGFSARVRNVEQLGFETELILDTGKELVTIKQAGRIRPQIGETVNVAFLESDALLFDRRSGDRIFAGVGQA